In the Lebetimonas natsushimae genome, one interval contains:
- a CDS encoding CinA family protein has product MEVIFVGKSWKFKKALQEEILKKVTFNKTVYLDKFDINFKPDDETLIVTDENTYPLVTKILANLTNQNVIIKDDFLIPETAKFSKNSFLIEYYYPINVILLKDEVPEILIITPEYEEINIFNFDKDSAKLLLEPIFNAYKLNPVIFEEAGIVKIYTEILEEKIKKEILKTIPYTVFGNLFAHIVNNLPPKKITFAESCTGGLIASNLTKIPGSSNCFDGSVVTYANRIKHEWLGVEELTLEKYGAVSEQTVKEMLLGAIEISKADYALAVSGIAGPTGGTPTKPVGTVYIGVANNKELKVELLHLKGDRNYIQYQAMMNAIRLFITFSRLYTSL; this is encoded by the coding sequence ATGGAAGTAATTTTTGTTGGGAAATCATGGAAATTCAAAAAAGCTCTGCAGGAAGAAATATTAAAAAAAGTAACTTTTAATAAAACCGTATATTTAGACAAATTTGATATAAATTTTAAACCAGACGATGAGACATTAATTGTAACAGACGAAAACACCTATCCGCTGGTTACAAAAATCTTGGCAAATCTGACCAATCAGAATGTAATAATAAAAGATGATTTTTTAATCCCTGAAACGGCAAAATTTTCTAAAAATTCTTTTTTGATTGAATATTATTATCCTATCAACGTTATTTTATTAAAAGATGAAGTGCCTGAAATTTTAATTATTACACCTGAATATGAAGAAATAAACATTTTTAATTTTGACAAAGATTCAGCAAAATTATTGCTTGAACCGATTTTTAATGCATATAAATTGAATCCGGTTATTTTCGAAGAAGCGGGAATTGTAAAAATTTATACTGAAATTCTTGAAGAAAAAATAAAAAAAGAAATTTTGAAAACAATTCCTTACACTGTTTTCGGAAATCTGTTTGCGCATATAGTAAATAATCTGCCTCCCAAAAAAATTACATTTGCAGAAAGCTGTACAGGGGGATTGATTGCCAGCAATCTTACTAAAATTCCAGGAAGCAGTAACTGTTTTGATGGAAGTGTGGTAACTTATGCAAATAGAATAAAACACGAATGGCTTGGAGTTGAAGAACTTACCCTTGAAAAATATGGAGCTGTAAGCGAACAGACGGTAAAAGAAATGCTGCTTGGGGCGATAGAAATTTCTAAAGCAGATTATGCTTTGGCTGTCAGCGGAATAGCTGGTCCCACTGGAGGCACACCCACTAAACCGGTTGGCACTGTTTATATAGGGGTGGCAAACAATAAAGAACTTAAAGTGGAACTTTTGCATTTAAAAGGGGATAGAAATTACATTCAATACCAGGCAATGATGAATGCCATAAGATTATTTATAACTTTTAGCAGGCTTTACACATCACTGTAA
- the ppk2 gene encoding polyphosphate kinase 2, translating to MGKLDLPEYTLSKDKVFKKNGKLKDKFYEKELLKLQIELVKLQTWIKKNNKRMLVIFEGMDTAGKDGTIKRILEHLNPRFARSIALDKPSDKEKTEWYFQRYVPHFPAGGEMVFFNRSWYNRAGVERVMGFCTHEEYLKFVRQCPRFEELIVDDGIKFFKYYLNISKEEMYKRLKARETDPLKKWKLSTLDWKSYEHYEDYQKAKEDMFAASSTPYAPWVIVDANDKKRARINIIRDLISQFDYDEKDYFYKPDPNIVKFVSHIE from the coding sequence ATGGGAAAATTAGATTTGCCAGAATATACATTGTCAAAAGATAAGGTATTTAAAAAAAACGGAAAATTAAAAGATAAATTTTATGAAAAAGAACTTCTTAAACTCCAAATTGAACTTGTAAAACTTCAAACTTGGATAAAGAAAAACAATAAAAGGATGCTTGTAATATTTGAAGGAATGGATACTGCGGGGAAAGACGGAACCATTAAAAGAATACTTGAACATTTGAATCCGAGATTTGCAAGAAGTATAGCTCTTGATAAACCGAGTGACAAGGAAAAGACTGAATGGTATTTTCAAAGATATGTACCTCATTTTCCGGCTGGCGGTGAAATGGTGTTTTTTAACAGGAGCTGGTATAACAGGGCAGGGGTTGAAAGGGTAATGGGATTTTGCACTCATGAAGAATATTTGAAATTTGTGCGTCAGTGTCCAAGATTTGAAGAATTGATTGTTGATGACGGGATTAAGTTTTTTAAATATTATTTAAATATTTCAAAAGAAGAGATGTATAAAAGACTTAAAGCCAGGGAAACCGACCCTCTTAAAAAATGGAAACTCTCAACCCTTGATTGGAAAAGTTATGAACATTATGAGGATTATCAAAAAGCAAAAGAAGATATGTTTGCCGCAAGTTCCACACCTTATGCTCCTTGGGTTATAGTTGATGCAAATGATAAAAAAAGAGCAAGAATTAATATTATAAGAGATTTGATATCACAGTTTGATTATGATGAAAAAGATTATTTTTATAAACCGGACCCAAACATTGTGAAATTTGTATCACATATTGAATAA
- the ileS gene encoding isoleucine--tRNA ligase has translation MDYKDTLLLPKTTFPMRGNLPQNEPKRYQKWFSENVYERMKQNRQGNDRFNLHDGPPYANGHIHIGHALNKILKDIINKFYYFQGYDIRYVPGWDCHGLPIEQQVEKKIGRVKKESLPKTKIRELCREHAAKFIEIQKEEFKALGVIGDWENPYKTMDFAFEADIYKALAEIAKKGLLIERSKPVFWCMHDKTALAEAEVEYEDKEDYSIYVSFPLSKESNKALGIKGAKIIIWTTTPWTLPANMGIALSPEVKYVLTSDNFIVAAPLYESLRSEEVVKGDIVREIDPKELEGLKAVNPLNNRLSVILLGEHVTMDGGTGCVHTAPGHGEEDYRVWLKYGYTDILQPVDDEGKYSKLLENESLLGEKSAEFVGMHIFNANEKILELLGENLIKSTKFTHSYPHCWRCHNPIIFRATKQFFIAMDKTYEGDTLRNKALKEIENVSFTPESGRNRLTSMVSNRPDWCISRQRDWGVPIAFFRNRETGELIIDDEIIENIYNIFKVKGADAWYALSIEELLPESKKDLAPKLEKVNDILDVWFDSGSTWFAVLKSGRYDAGSYPASMYLEGSDQHRGWFQSSLIVSTAVENKAPYKSILTHGFTVDENGEKMSKSKGNVVAPSEVAKKYGTEILRLWVASSDYSGDIKLGDNILKQVAEQYRKLRNTIRFLLANVNDLEEIKLDNPSMIDKWILARAKEVFDEVVYLFGKYDFSKALNLLNNFIVTELSAIYLDVCKDRLYCEAKESPKRRNSQSTMAIIAKSLISILAPVLTYTMDEAVEHAPKVIKEEAKDIFDFVYAPLAAVENPIDEEILEIRRRFFEIVDRLKKEKIIKDTLELAIETNCDKLLNEEMADFFVISLMGEEIEGETLDEFHIGDEQFVIKIKRSPLHKCPRCWRYLAKVEGGLCERCEKVING, from the coding sequence ATGGATTACAAAGACACTCTTCTTTTGCCAAAAACTACATTTCCTATGCGTGGAAATTTACCTCAGAATGAACCTAAAAGATATCAAAAATGGTTTAGTGAAAATGTTTATGAAAGAATGAAACAAAATAGACAGGGTAATGACAGATTTAATCTTCATGACGGACCTCCATATGCAAACGGACACATCCATATAGGTCATGCATTAAATAAGATTTTAAAAGATATAATTAATAAATTTTACTATTTTCAGGGATACGATATCAGATATGTACCAGGCTGGGATTGTCACGGACTTCCAATTGAACAGCAGGTTGAGAAAAAAATAGGTCGGGTTAAAAAAGAATCTCTTCCTAAAACAAAAATCAGGGAACTTTGCCGCGAACATGCCGCTAAATTTATAGAAATTCAAAAAGAAGAGTTTAAGGCCCTCGGTGTCATAGGAGACTGGGAAAACCCTTATAAAACAATGGATTTTGCTTTTGAAGCCGATATTTACAAAGCGTTAGCCGAAATTGCCAAAAAAGGTCTTTTGATAGAAAGAAGCAAACCGGTTTTCTGGTGTATGCATGATAAAACCGCTCTTGCTGAAGCCGAGGTTGAATATGAAGACAAAGAGGATTATTCAATTTATGTGTCATTTCCATTAAGTAAAGAATCGAATAAAGCCTTAGGTATTAAAGGCGCAAAAATAATTATCTGGACTACTACCCCTTGGACACTTCCAGCGAATATGGGTATTGCACTTTCACCTGAAGTTAAATATGTCTTAACAAGTGATAATTTTATAGTTGCCGCTCCTCTTTATGAAAGTTTAAGAAGCGAAGAGGTTGTAAAAGGCGATATTGTAAGAGAAATCGATCCAAAAGAACTTGAAGGTCTTAAAGCCGTAAATCCACTTAACAACAGATTGTCAGTTATTCTGCTAGGTGAACATGTTACAATGGACGGCGGTACCGGTTGTGTTCATACAGCACCGGGACACGGGGAAGAAGATTACAGAGTTTGGCTGAAATACGGATATACAGATATTCTTCAGCCGGTAGATGATGAAGGTAAATATTCTAAACTTCTTGAAAATGAATCGCTTCTTGGAGAAAAATCAGCAGAATTTGTCGGAATGCATATATTTAATGCAAATGAAAAAATACTTGAACTTCTTGGTGAAAATTTAATAAAATCCACTAAGTTTACCCACTCATATCCGCACTGCTGGAGATGTCATAATCCTATTATTTTCAGGGCTACAAAACAGTTTTTTATTGCAATGGATAAGACTTATGAAGGTGATACTTTAAGAAATAAAGCACTTAAAGAAATTGAAAATGTAAGTTTTACTCCTGAGAGTGGTAGAAACAGACTTACTTCAATGGTTAGCAACAGACCTGACTGGTGTATTTCAAGACAGAGAGACTGGGGTGTGCCGATTGCGTTTTTCAGAAACAGAGAAACAGGTGAGCTTATAATTGATGATGAGATAATTGAGAATATTTACAATATTTTTAAAGTAAAAGGCGCTGATGCATGGTATGCTTTAAGCATAGAAGAGTTACTGCCTGAGAGTAAAAAAGATTTAGCGCCAAAACTTGAAAAAGTTAACGATATTTTGGATGTTTGGTTCGACAGCGGTTCAACTTGGTTTGCGGTTCTTAAATCAGGCAGATATGATGCAGGTAGTTATCCGGCAAGTATGTATTTAGAAGGTAGCGATCAGCACAGAGGATGGTTCCAAAGTTCACTCATTGTATCAACCGCGGTTGAAAATAAAGCTCCTTATAAATCAATTTTAACCCACGGATTTACCGTTGATGAAAACGGTGAAAAGATGTCTAAAAGTAAAGGAAATGTTGTAGCCCCAAGCGAAGTTGCCAAAAAATACGGAACAGAAATACTTAGACTTTGGGTTGCAAGCAGTGATTACAGCGGAGATATAAAACTCGGGGATAATATTTTAAAACAGGTTGCCGAACAATACAGAAAATTAAGAAATACAATAAGATTTTTACTTGCTAATGTCAATGATTTGGAAGAGATTAAACTTGACAATCCGTCAATGATTGATAAATGGATTTTAGCAAGAGCAAAAGAAGTATTTGATGAGGTTGTATATCTTTTTGGCAAATATGACTTTTCAAAAGCTTTAAATTTACTTAATAATTTTATTGTGACAGAGCTTAGTGCAATTTATCTTGATGTTTGTAAAGATAGACTTTACTGTGAGGCAAAAGAATCACCAAAAAGAAGAAATTCTCAAAGTACGATGGCAATTATTGCTAAAAGTTTAATTTCAATTTTAGCTCCGGTTTTAACTTATACTATGGATGAAGCAGTTGAACATGCGCCAAAAGTAATAAAAGAGGAAGCAAAAGATATTTTTGATTTTGTATATGCTCCACTTGCGGCTGTTGAGAATCCAATAGATGAAGAAATTTTAGAAATTAGAAGAAGGTTTTTTGAAATTGTAGACAGATTAAAAAAAGAAAAAATTATAAAAGATACACTTGAACTTGCAATCGAAACAAATTGTGATAAATTATTAAATGAAGAGATGGCCGACTTTTTTGTAATTAGTTTAATGGGCGAAGAGATTGAAGGTGAAACTTTGGATGAATTTCATATAGGTGATGAGCAGTTTGTAATTAAAATTAAAAGATCTCCACTTCATAAATGTCCAAGATGTTGGAGATATTTGGCAAAAGTTGAAGGCGGATTATGTGAGAGATGCGAAAAGGTAATAAATGGATAA
- a CDS encoding glutamyl-tRNA amidotransferase: MDKPVPFWFVFLTIVILISVSYIIYKWLENLKEFK, translated from the coding sequence ATGGATAAACCGGTCCCTTTTTGGTTTGTTTTTTTAACAATAGTTATTTTAATCAGTGTTAGTTATATAATTTATAAATGGCTTGAAAATTTAAAGGAGTTTAAATGA
- the gatA gene encoding Asp-tRNA(Asn)/Glu-tRNA(Gln) amidotransferase subunit GatA: MITLKEALNLPKEELAEIKKDIQNKAKEQKVLGGYIEQFLDTDLNEVGDGVPVAIKDNINVKGWEITCSSKILRGYVAPYNATVIEKMLNAGLSPFGRCNMDEFAMGSSTETSAYGKTLNPHNPNRVPGGSSGGSAAVVGAGLAIAALGSDTGGSIRQPAAFCGVVGMKPTYGRVSRYGLTAFSSSLDQIGPITQNVEDAAILYNIIAGYDIHDSTSAPIENKKIEINENRKLKIAVIDNYIDEADVEVKKAILDVIAALEKEGHTIIHKSLMNSKVDVATYYVVATAEASSNLARFDGMRYGNRIEGKDLKETYKLTRAQFGEEVKRRIMLGTFVLSSGYYDAYYLKAQKVRHLIKEEFDKLFAEADLVLTPVTPTTAFEFGSKKDPLEMYLSDIYTISVNLAGVPAISLPIAKDKENMPIGLQLIAKHFDEQTLFDGAKIVENLVKEEK; the protein is encoded by the coding sequence ATGATAACATTAAAAGAAGCGCTTAATTTACCAAAAGAAGAATTGGCTGAAATTAAAAAAGATATTCAAAATAAAGCAAAAGAACAAAAAGTTCTTGGCGGATATATCGAACAGTTTTTAGATACTGATTTGAATGAGGTTGGGGATGGAGTGCCAGTTGCAATTAAAGATAATATTAACGTAAAAGGTTGGGAGATTACATGTTCTTCTAAAATCCTCAGAGGTTATGTGGCTCCTTATAATGCGACTGTGATTGAAAAAATGCTTAATGCCGGACTTAGTCCGTTTGGTAGATGTAATATGGATGAATTTGCAATGGGAAGTTCAACTGAGACCAGTGCATACGGAAAAACATTGAATCCTCACAATCCAAACAGAGTCCCTGGGGGAAGCAGTGGTGGAAGTGCTGCTGTGGTGGGTGCCGGGCTTGCAATTGCGGCATTAGGAAGTGATACCGGCGGAAGCATCCGTCAGCCTGCTGCATTTTGCGGAGTTGTTGGAATGAAACCAACTTACGGAAGAGTTAGTAGATACGGGCTTACTGCATTTTCAAGCAGTCTTGATCAAATTGGGCCTATTACTCAAAATGTCGAAGATGCGGCAATTTTGTACAATATTATTGCAGGATACGACATTCACGATTCAACTTCAGCCCCAATTGAAAATAAAAAAATAGAGATTAATGAAAACAGAAAACTTAAAATTGCTGTAATTGACAATTATATTGACGAAGCAGATGTTGAGGTTAAAAAGGCAATTTTAGACGTAATTGCTGCACTTGAAAAAGAAGGACACACAATTATTCACAAAAGTTTAATGAATTCAAAAGTTGATGTTGCAACTTATTATGTGGTTGCTACTGCAGAAGCCAGTTCAAACCTTGCAAGATTTGACGGTATGAGATACGGAAACAGAATTGAAGGAAAAGATTTAAAAGAAACATATAAATTAACAAGAGCTCAGTTTGGAGAAGAAGTTAAAAGAAGAATCATGCTTGGTACTTTTGTTCTAAGTAGCGGATATTATGATGCTTATTATCTAAAAGCTCAAAAAGTAAGACACTTAATTAAAGAAGAATTTGATAAACTTTTTGCTGAAGCAGATTTGGTTTTAACCCCTGTAACTCCAACAACAGCATTTGAATTTGGAAGTAAAAAAGATCCGCTTGAGATGTATTTAAGTGATATTTATACAATCAGTGTAAACCTTGCGGGCGTTCCTGCAATTTCACTTCCAATTGCAAAAGATAAAGAAAATATGCCAATAGGACTTCAACTTATTGCAAAACATTTTGATGAGCAGACTCTTTTTGACGGGGCAAAGATAGTAGAAAATTTAGTAAAGGAAGAAAAATGA
- the guaB gene encoding IMP dehydrogenase, whose amino-acid sequence MRIKYKALTFEDVLLVPQYSNVLPKEVDLRTRFTRNVTLNIPIVSAAMDTVTEARAAIALARLGGIGVIHKNMDIKTQAKEVIKVKKSESGIIIDPVKVFPDDSIAKALDIMATYKISGVPVVDKNDKLLGILTNRDLRFEKDYSKPVKALMTPMPLITAKEGITLEEAEQILHKHKIEKLPIVDDEGYLKGLITIKDIQKKKEYPNANKDKYGRLRVAAAVGVGNGIERAAALVGAGVDVIVVDSAHGHSQGILDLVKEIKKRFDVDVVAGNVATAAATRDLIAAGADAVKVGIGPGSICTTRIVAGVGVPQISAIDECAAAAAEFDVPVIADGGIKYSGDIAKALAVGASSVMIGSLLAGTEESPGETIMYQGRQYKAYRGMGSIGAMQKGSNDRYFQEGTAADKLVPEGIEGMVPYRGKIKDVIHQLIGGLRASMGYCGAKDIPTFWERAEFVEITSAGLKESHVHDVTITKEAPNYHQ is encoded by the coding sequence ATGAGAATTAAATATAAAGCTTTAACTTTTGAAGATGTTTTATTAGTGCCGCAATATTCAAATGTACTGCCTAAAGAAGTTGATTTAAGAACAAGGTTTACAAGAAATGTAACGCTAAATATTCCTATAGTTTCAGCCGCTATGGATACTGTTACGGAAGCAAGGGCTGCTATTGCACTTGCCAGGCTTGGAGGAATCGGTGTAATTCATAAAAACATGGATATTAAAACTCAGGCAAAAGAAGTTATAAAAGTTAAAAAAAGTGAAAGCGGTATTATAATTGACCCTGTAAAAGTTTTTCCTGATGATTCAATAGCAAAAGCGCTTGATATTATGGCTACATATAAAATTTCAGGTGTGCCTGTAGTTGATAAAAATGATAAACTGCTTGGAATTCTTACAAACAGGGATTTAAGATTCGAAAAAGATTATTCAAAACCTGTAAAAGCCCTTATGACTCCAATGCCTCTTATTACAGCAAAAGAGGGAATAACATTAGAAGAAGCAGAACAAATTCTTCACAAACATAAAATAGAAAAACTTCCAATTGTTGATGATGAAGGATATTTAAAAGGACTTATTACAATAAAAGATATTCAAAAGAAAAAAGAGTATCCTAATGCTAATAAAGATAAATACGGAAGACTTAGAGTTGCAGCGGCAGTAGGTGTTGGAAATGGAATTGAAAGAGCAGCTGCACTAGTAGGGGCTGGGGTTGATGTAATTGTGGTTGATTCTGCTCATGGTCACTCTCAGGGAATTTTGGATTTAGTAAAAGAAATTAAAAAAAGATTTGATGTTGATGTTGTTGCAGGAAATGTTGCTACTGCCGCTGCTACAAGAGATTTGATAGCAGCCGGGGCTGATGCTGTAAAAGTAGGAATAGGACCTGGAAGTATATGTACAACAAGAATTGTAGCAGGAGTCGGTGTGCCTCAAATCAGCGCAATTGATGAATGCGCAGCTGCTGCAGCTGAGTTTGATGTGCCTGTAATTGCAGACGGTGGTATTAAATATTCAGGTGACATTGCAAAAGCTTTAGCAGTTGGGGCAAGTTCTGTAATGATAGGTAGTCTGCTTGCAGGTACTGAAGAATCTCCAGGCGAGACTATTATGTATCAAGGAAGACAATATAAAGCTTATAGAGGAATGGGAAGTATCGGAGCTATGCAAAAAGGAAGCAATGATAGATATTTCCAAGAAGGAACTGCTGCTGATAAGTTAGTACCTGAAGGAATTGAAGGTATGGTTCCATACAGAGGTAAAATTAAAGATGTTATTCATCAATTAATCGGAGGACTTAGAGCTTCTATGGGATATTGCGGTGCAAAAGATATACCGACATTCTGGGAGAGAGCGGAATTTGTAGAAATTACAAGTGCCGGTCTTAAAGAATCTCACGTTCACGATGTAACCATTACAAAAGAAGCTCCAAACTATCATCAATAA
- a CDS encoding PqqD family protein, which yields MLINEMIVDENDMGFVPSLGITFQLNDTAKKIIELIKEGKSKDEIVEIISSESGKDWREVYIDVNDFFQKLRVYGLIDESGN from the coding sequence ATGTTAATTAATGAAATGATAGTAGATGAAAACGATATGGGATTTGTTCCATCTTTAGGAATTACATTTCAATTAAATGATACTGCAAAAAAAATAATTGAATTAATTAAAGAAGGTAAAAGCAAAGATGAAATAGTTGAAATCATTTCAAGTGAGAGTGGTAAAGACTGGAGAGAAGTTTACATTGATGTAAACGATTTCTTTCAAAAACTTAGAGTTTATGGGTTAATCGATGAAAGTGGCAATTAG
- a CDS encoding carboxylate--amine ligase: protein MKVAISGLNNTDNPAPGIGVAKSLKDRYPLIGLSYDPNEPGVYEGLFEKVYLMPYPTLGYDEFERRIKYIKEKSGIDIVIPNLDAELPLYIKYQDQINKLGLKTFLPTLNQFEMRDKAKLEKFCKSLGVKHPKTIKILSLDDLISATKELGFPIMVKGNYYKAYKAYNLDEAIEYFYKISNEWGFPLLAQEVINGIEINYVGISNYELKGGVGIKKLTTTDLGKVWSAVSIKNEKLLNLAVQFSKNWRGAFELEAMVYNNEIYLIEINPRFPAWVYFATDLGVNLPQILIDLIDGKEVKPNLDYPIEKMYVRYVEELSVDFKEFLTLMNKKEL from the coding sequence ATGAAAGTGGCAATTAGTGGTTTAAATAATACGGACAACCCAGCACCTGGAATCGGTGTAGCTAAAAGTTTAAAAGATAGATATCCTTTAATAGGACTTAGTTACGACCCAAATGAACCTGGTGTTTATGAGGGACTTTTTGAAAAAGTATATCTTATGCCGTATCCTACACTTGGATATGACGAGTTTGAGAGAAGAATTAAATATATTAAAGAAAAATCGGGTATTGATATTGTTATTCCAAATTTGGATGCGGAACTTCCTCTTTATATTAAATATCAGGATCAAATTAATAAATTAGGCTTAAAAACTTTTCTGCCTACTTTAAATCAATTTGAAATGAGAGATAAGGCAAAACTTGAGAAATTTTGTAAAAGTTTGGGTGTAAAACATCCAAAAACAATTAAAATTTTATCTCTTGATGATTTAATTTCCGCTACAAAAGAACTTGGATTTCCAATAATGGTAAAAGGAAATTATTATAAGGCCTATAAAGCTTATAATTTGGATGAAGCAATTGAATATTTTTACAAAATATCAAACGAATGGGGATTTCCTTTATTAGCTCAGGAAGTAATAAACGGAATTGAGATTAATTATGTGGGAATTAGTAATTATGAATTAAAAGGCGGAGTTGGAATAAAAAAACTAACTACCACAGATTTAGGAAAAGTTTGGAGCGCTGTTAGCATTAAAAATGAAAAACTTTTAAATTTAGCTGTTCAGTTTTCAAAAAACTGGAGGGGAGCTTTTGAACTTGAAGCAATGGTTTATAATAATGAAATTTATTTAATTGAAATAAATCCGAGATTTCCTGCCTGGGTATATTTTGCAACAGATTTAGGAGTAAATCTGCCTCAGATTCTTATTGATTTGATTGATGGCAAGGAAGTTAAACCAAATTTAGATTATCCTATTGAAAAAATGTATGTGAGGTATGTAGAAGAATTGAGTGTTGATTTTAAAGAATTTTTAACATTAATGAATAAAAAAGAACTTTAA
- a CDS encoding alanine racemase codes for MKYEKPTINRVDFAIASKYGSPLKTQKIRSEIDGVNVRELIKDFGSPLFVFSERAIEDKYLEFKEAFSSRYPEVEFWWSYKTNYLDAICKIYHKLGSKAEVVSEFEYQKARRNGIEGKNIIFNGPYKPKDALRVAVKEGAKIHIDHLYEINDLEDIAEELGVNIPVAIRCNMDTGIYPQWSRFGFNIDNGEAYEAVKRIYKGKKLYLTGLHAHIGTFMLSASAYANEVRKLMQLRKKLEEDFGYEIEYIDIGGGFASKNRLKGVYQPPEVIVPSADEYAEAITNAIYEFNDKKLPKLYLETGRALIDEAGYLLTSVFADKRFPDGKKGYIVDAGVNLLYTAFWYNFDIALDKRYEGLNEPSMINGPLCMNIDVIAENIMLPPLERGSVLSIWPVGAYNYTQSMQFIRYRPRVVLIDKNSTPHLIREADDLEYVVEKEIVPDYLK; via the coding sequence ATGAAATATGAAAAACCGACTATAAATAGAGTAGATTTTGCCATTGCTAGTAAATACGGTTCACCTCTTAAAACGCAAAAAATAAGAAGTGAAATTGATGGAGTTAATGTAAGAGAGTTAATTAAAGATTTTGGTTCACCTTTGTTTGTGTTTAGTGAAAGGGCAATTGAAGATAAATATCTGGAATTTAAAGAAGCTTTTAGCAGTAGATATCCTGAAGTTGAATTTTGGTGGAGTTACAAAACAAATTATCTTGATGCAATTTGTAAAATTTACCATAAACTTGGAAGCAAAGCTGAGGTTGTAAGTGAATTTGAATATCAAAAAGCCAGAAGAAACGGAATTGAAGGAAAAAATATTATTTTTAACGGACCTTATAAACCTAAAGATGCCCTAAGGGTTGCTGTAAAAGAGGGAGCAAAAATTCATATTGACCATTTATATGAAATTAATGATTTAGAAGACATTGCAGAAGAACTTGGAGTTAATATTCCGGTTGCTATCAGATGTAACATGGATACTGGAATTTATCCTCAATGGTCAAGATTTGGATTTAATATTGATAACGGTGAAGCATATGAAGCTGTAAAAAGAATTTATAAAGGTAAAAAACTTTATTTAACAGGACTTCATGCCCATATTGGAACTTTTATGCTAAGTGCCAGCGCTTATGCCAATGAAGTTAGGAAATTGATGCAGCTTAGAAAAAAATTAGAGGAAGATTTCGGTTATGAAATTGAATACATTGATATCGGAGGAGGATTTGCAAGTAAAAACAGATTAAAAGGTGTTTATCAGCCACCGGAAGTAATAGTCCCAAGTGCAGATGAATATGCAGAAGCAATTACAAATGCTATTTATGAATTTAATGATAAAAAACTTCCAAAACTTTATTTAGAAACAGGAAGGGCTTTGATTGATGAAGCTGGATATTTGTTAACTTCAGTATTTGCCGATAAAAGATTTCCTGACGGTAAAAAAGGATATATTGTAGATGCGGGCGTAAATTTATTATATACGGCTTTTTGGTATAATTTCGATATTGCACTTGATAAAAGATATGAAGGATTAAACGAACCATCAATGATAAACGGGCCTCTTTGTATGAATATAGATGTGATTGCTGAAAATATTATGTTGCCTCCACTTGAGAGGGGAAGCGTACTTAGTATATGGCCAGTTGGTGCATATAATTATACTCAATCTATGCAATTTATCAGATACCGTCCAAGAGTAGTATTGATTGATAAAAATTCAACTCCTCATCTTATAAGAGAAGCTGATGATTTAGAATATGTTGTAGAAAAAGAAATAGTTCCTGATTATTTAAAGTAA